In Aedes albopictus strain Foshan chromosome 3, AalbF5, whole genome shotgun sequence, the following are encoded in one genomic region:
- the LOC109428852 gene encoding SET domain-containing protein SmydA-8 isoform X3, whose product MQIVRHNENAKLSRNEEVGRFFLATEEIPKDTILFTEAPMVIGPKWNLAEYEQRSTTVPCVGCFADCQLGLYRCEACQWPACKPDCPGLENANLHALECGILRFGAGPKPKHDPEAIFDYYRYDALLVLKCLALQIRNRQLFDQMMELESHYEARKGTPFYREADERTVQYLLKNFLNPLKKMEEQQGKTVLPVNDAKTLHKISGILEVNAMVIPLSNGREICGLYPIGCMLEHCCMPNCFYTFNTTKGMKLTFKAGRDIKKGEHLTTTYTHSLWGTQQRREHLKANKYFSCTCTRCADATEMGTYLSALKCMGIDGNTCAGYQLPLNPLDDTSEWKCNQCPIQVEADQVNFLLSKIGEEVDDAMDRKASVKQLEDLIFKLLTFLHPNHHFLLQLKHSLIQMYGHFKGYATNQLSDRVLEEKVETCRQMTKVIETLDPDSFRLSLYAAVVYFEQQSALVEINERKLRSGVPKLDEGVQKNYNEALHCLMKGKKVLVNEMGTQQGKKLSEEIEKATERVEAIIVSLK is encoded by the exons ATGCAGATTgtgcggcacaacgaaaacgccAAG CTGTCTCGCAACGAGGAAGTCGGTCGCTTCTTCTTAGCGACCGAGGAAATCCCCAAGGACACGATTCTCTTCACCGAAGCACCCATGGTCATCGGCCCCAAGTGGAACCTGGCGGAGTACGAACAGCGCTCGACGACCGTTCCGTGCGTAGGCTGCTTCGCTGATTGTCAGCTGGGATTGTATCGTTGCGAGGCTTGCCAGTGGCCTGCATGCAAGCCGGACTGCCCTGGACTGGAAAACGCGAACTTACACGCGTTGGAATGCGGTATCCTTCGTTTCGGAGCGGGACCCAAACCGAAGCATGACCCGGAAGCGATCTTCGATTACTACCGATACGACGCGCTGTTGGTTCTGAAATGTCTGGCACTGCAAATCCGAAACCGACAGCTGTTCGATCAGATGATGGAGCTCGAAAGTCACTACGAAGCACGGAAGGGTACACCCTTCTACAGGGAAGCTGACGAACGCACCGTACAatacttgctgaagaactttctcAATCCACTGAAGAAGATGGAGGAACAACAGGGTAAAACCGTGCTGCCAGTTAACGATGCCAAGACACTGCACAAGATTAGTGGAATCCTCGAGGTTAACGCCATGGTCATTCCGCTTTCCAATGGGCGGGAAATCTGCGGACTGTACCCTATCGGTTGTATGTTAGAGCACTGCTGTATGCCCAATTGTTTCTACACGTTCAACACCACCAAGGGGATGAAGCTGACCTTCAAAGCCGGAAGGGATATTAAGAAAG GTGAACACCTCACGACCACGTACACCCACTCTTTATGGGGAACCCAACAGCGTCGCGAACATCTCAAGGCGAACAAGTACTTCTCGTGCACCTGTACCCGTTGCGCTGATGCCACCGAAATGGGAACATACCTCAGCGCCCTCAAATGCATGGGAATCGATGGAAACACTTGCGCTGGTTACCAGCTACCCCTCAACCCCTTGGACGACACAAGCGAATGGAAGTGCAACCAATGCCCAATCCAGGTCGAAGCCGATCAAGTCAATTTCCTGTTATCCAAAATCGGCGAAGAAGTGGACGATGCCATGGACCGTAAGGCATCGGTCAAGCAACTGGAAGACCTCATCTTTAAGCTGTTGACTTTTCTGCACCCGAACCATCACTTCTTGCTGCAGCTGAAGCACTCGCTGATCCAGATGTACGGTCACTTCAAGGGCTACGCCACCAACCAGCTGTCCGATCGCGTCCTAGAGGAGAAGGTCGAAACGTGTCGTCAGATGACCAAGGTCATCGAAACCCTGGATCCGGATTCGTTCCGGTTGAGTTTGTACGCGGCTGTGGTGTACTTCGAACAGCAGTCAGCGCTGGTCGAAATCAACGAGCGTAAGCTACGATCTGGGGTGCCGAAGTTGGACGAAGGGGTTCAGAAGAATTATAACGAAGCGTTGCATTGTTTGATGAAGGGCAAGAAGGTGTTGGTGAACGAGATGGGTACCCAGCAGGGGAAGAAGCTGTCCGAAGAGATTGAGAAGGCGACGGAGAGGGTTGAGGCAATTATCGTGTCTTTGAAATGA
- the LOC109428852 gene encoding SET domain-containing protein SmydA-8 isoform X1 — MNCQPTKCALCGVPSSLKCAGCKLVVYCSPEHQKKHWRMQHKNECAKPYEIVRHSENAKLSRNEEVGRFFLATEEIPKDTILFTEAPMVIGPKWNLAEYEQRSTTVPCVGCFADCQLGLYRCEACQWPACKPDCPGLENANLHALECGILRFGAGPKPKHDPEAIFDYYRYDALLVLKCLALQIRNRQLFDQMMELESHYEARKGTPFYREADERTVQYLLKNFLNPLKKMEEQQGKTVLPVNDAKTLHKISGILEVNAMVIPLSNGREICGLYPIGCMLEHCCMPNCFYTFNTTKGMKLTFKAGRDIKKGEHLTTTYTHSLWGTQQRREHLKANKYFSCTCTRCADATEMGTYLSALKCMGIDGNTCAGYQLPLNPLDDTSEWKCNQCPIQVEADQVNFLLSKIGEEVDDAMDRKASVKQLEDLIFKLLTFLHPNHHFLLQLKHSLIQMYGHFKGYATNQLSDRVLEEKVETCRQMTKVIETLDPDSFRLSLYAAVVYFEQQSALVEINERKLRSGVPKLDEGVQKNYNEALHCLMKGKKVLVNEMGTQQGKKLSEEIEKATERVEAIIVSLK; from the exons ATTGTGCGGCACAGCGAAAACGCCAAG CTGTCTCGCAACGAGGAAGTCGGTCGCTTCTTCTTAGCGACCGAGGAAATCCCCAAGGACACGATTCTCTTCACCGAAGCACCCATGGTCATCGGCCCCAAGTGGAACCTGGCGGAGTACGAACAGCGCTCGACGACCGTTCCGTGCGTAGGCTGCTTCGCTGATTGTCAGCTGGGATTGTATCGTTGCGAGGCTTGCCAGTGGCCTGCATGCAAGCCGGACTGCCCTGGACTGGAAAACGCGAACTTACACGCGTTGGAATGCGGTATCCTTCGTTTCGGAGCGGGACCCAAACCGAAGCATGACCCGGAAGCGATCTTCGATTACTACCGATACGACGCGCTGTTGGTTCTGAAATGTCTGGCACTGCAAATCCGAAACCGACAGCTGTTCGATCAGATGATGGAGCTCGAAAGTCACTACGAAGCACGGAAGGGTACACCCTTCTACAGGGAAGCTGACGAACGCACCGTACAatacttgctgaagaactttctcAATCCACTGAAGAAGATGGAGGAACAACAGGGTAAAACCGTGCTGCCAGTTAACGATGCCAAGACACTGCACAAGATTAGTGGAATCCTCGAGGTTAACGCCATGGTCATTCCGCTTTCCAATGGGCGGGAAATCTGCGGACTGTACCCTATCGGTTGTATGTTAGAGCACTGCTGTATGCCCAATTGTTTCTACACGTTCAACACCACCAAGGGGATGAAGCTGACCTTCAAAGCCGGAAGGGATATTAAGAAAG GTGAACACCTCACGACCACGTACACCCACTCTTTATGGGGAACCCAACAGCGTCGCGAACATCTCAAGGCGAACAAGTACTTCTCGTGCACCTGTACCCGTTGCGCTGATGCCACCGAAATGGGAACATACCTCAGCGCCCTCAAATGCATGGGAATCGATGGAAACACTTGCGCTGGTTACCAGCTACCCCTCAACCCCTTGGACGACACAAGCGAATGGAAGTGCAACCAATGCCCAATCCAGGTCGAAGCCGATCAAGTCAATTTCCTGTTATCCAAAATCGGCGAAGAAGTGGACGATGCCATGGACCGTAAGGCATCGGTCAAGCAACTGGAAGACCTCATCTTTAAGCTGTTGACTTTTCTGCACCCGAACCATCACTTCTTGCTGCAGCTGAAGCACTCGCTGATCCAGATGTACGGTCACTTCAAGGGCTACGCCACCAACCAGCTGTCCGATCGCGTCCTAGAGGAGAAGGTCGAAACGTGTCGTCAGATGACCAAGGTCATCGAAACCCTGGATCCGGATTCGTTCCGGTTGAGTTTGTACGCGGCTGTGGTGTACTTCGAACAGCAGTCAGCGCTGGTCGAAATCAACGAGCGTAAGCTACGATCTGGGGTGCCGAAGTTGGACGAAGGGGTTCAGAAGAATTATAACGAAGCGTTGCATTGTTTGATGAAGGGCAAGAAGGTGTTGGTGAACGAGATGGGTACCCAGCAGGGGAAGAAGCTGTCCGAAGAGATTGAGAAGGCGACGGAGAGGGTTGAGGCAATTATCGTGTCTTTGAAATGA
- the LOC109428852 gene encoding SET domain-containing protein SmydA-8 isoform X2: MNCQPTKCALCGVPSSLKCAGCKLVVYCSPEHQKKHWRMQHKNECAKPYELSRNEEVGRFFLATEEIPKDTILFTEAPMVIGPKWNLAEYEQRSTTVPCVGCFADCQLGLYRCEACQWPACKPDCPGLENANLHALECGILRFGAGPKPKHDPEAIFDYYRYDALLVLKCLALQIRNRQLFDQMMELESHYEARKGTPFYREADERTVQYLLKNFLNPLKKMEEQQGKTVLPVNDAKTLHKISGILEVNAMVIPLSNGREICGLYPIGCMLEHCCMPNCFYTFNTTKGMKLTFKAGRDIKKGEHLTTTYTHSLWGTQQRREHLKANKYFSCTCTRCADATEMGTYLSALKCMGIDGNTCAGYQLPLNPLDDTSEWKCNQCPIQVEADQVNFLLSKIGEEVDDAMDRKASVKQLEDLIFKLLTFLHPNHHFLLQLKHSLIQMYGHFKGYATNQLSDRVLEEKVETCRQMTKVIETLDPDSFRLSLYAAVVYFEQQSALVEINERKLRSGVPKLDEGVQKNYNEALHCLMKGKKVLVNEMGTQQGKKLSEEIEKATERVEAIIVSLK; the protein is encoded by the exons CTGTCTCGCAACGAGGAAGTCGGTCGCTTCTTCTTAGCGACCGAGGAAATCCCCAAGGACACGATTCTCTTCACCGAAGCACCCATGGTCATCGGCCCCAAGTGGAACCTGGCGGAGTACGAACAGCGCTCGACGACCGTTCCGTGCGTAGGCTGCTTCGCTGATTGTCAGCTGGGATTGTATCGTTGCGAGGCTTGCCAGTGGCCTGCATGCAAGCCGGACTGCCCTGGACTGGAAAACGCGAACTTACACGCGTTGGAATGCGGTATCCTTCGTTTCGGAGCGGGACCCAAACCGAAGCATGACCCGGAAGCGATCTTCGATTACTACCGATACGACGCGCTGTTGGTTCTGAAATGTCTGGCACTGCAAATCCGAAACCGACAGCTGTTCGATCAGATGATGGAGCTCGAAAGTCACTACGAAGCACGGAAGGGTACACCCTTCTACAGGGAAGCTGACGAACGCACCGTACAatacttgctgaagaactttctcAATCCACTGAAGAAGATGGAGGAACAACAGGGTAAAACCGTGCTGCCAGTTAACGATGCCAAGACACTGCACAAGATTAGTGGAATCCTCGAGGTTAACGCCATGGTCATTCCGCTTTCCAATGGGCGGGAAATCTGCGGACTGTACCCTATCGGTTGTATGTTAGAGCACTGCTGTATGCCCAATTGTTTCTACACGTTCAACACCACCAAGGGGATGAAGCTGACCTTCAAAGCCGGAAGGGATATTAAGAAAG GTGAACACCTCACGACCACGTACACCCACTCTTTATGGGGAACCCAACAGCGTCGCGAACATCTCAAGGCGAACAAGTACTTCTCGTGCACCTGTACCCGTTGCGCTGATGCCACCGAAATGGGAACATACCTCAGCGCCCTCAAATGCATGGGAATCGATGGAAACACTTGCGCTGGTTACCAGCTACCCCTCAACCCCTTGGACGACACAAGCGAATGGAAGTGCAACCAATGCCCAATCCAGGTCGAAGCCGATCAAGTCAATTTCCTGTTATCCAAAATCGGCGAAGAAGTGGACGATGCCATGGACCGTAAGGCATCGGTCAAGCAACTGGAAGACCTCATCTTTAAGCTGTTGACTTTTCTGCACCCGAACCATCACTTCTTGCTGCAGCTGAAGCACTCGCTGATCCAGATGTACGGTCACTTCAAGGGCTACGCCACCAACCAGCTGTCCGATCGCGTCCTAGAGGAGAAGGTCGAAACGTGTCGTCAGATGACCAAGGTCATCGAAACCCTGGATCCGGATTCGTTCCGGTTGAGTTTGTACGCGGCTGTGGTGTACTTCGAACAGCAGTCAGCGCTGGTCGAAATCAACGAGCGTAAGCTACGATCTGGGGTGCCGAAGTTGGACGAAGGGGTTCAGAAGAATTATAACGAAGCGTTGCATTGTTTGATGAAGGGCAAGAAGGTGTTGGTGAACGAGATGGGTACCCAGCAGGGGAAGAAGCTGTCCGAAGAGATTGAGAAGGCGACGGAGAGGGTTGAGGCAATTATCGTGTCTTTGAAATGA